The proteins below are encoded in one region of Fulvia fulva chromosome 9, complete sequence:
- a CDS encoding Proline hydroxylase buaE, translating to MAQMDLPQLDLLAYTTGNEQSRQEFCQRLRVELQRWGFVSLINYGMPAADIENLFHHSNSFFAMTEAQKMTAPHPPTANPHRGYSFLGQEYTSGLGRPRELNARGGRRLRDLKETFDWGSSDDALYPSVWPDARLERCDIPGFRAALETHFVRAHDLHLTILRALAEGLGAPPHTFLAAHQQNDSEARLAHYPPVPTDDLGEDRGTSRICEHTDSGSVTLLWQDDAGGLEIEDPVTRRFIAVSCPAPAVLVNLGDAMERWTNGLLPAAYHRVGKTSCPGSATGGHVPGRFSIIYFGKPDRKASLAPLAPFVSADQPARYGPVTGEELNQGTLLRTYDGSNTV from the coding sequence ATGGCACAGATGGACCTTCCACAGCTTGATCTCCTGGCCTACACGACTGGCAATGAACAGAGCCGCCAGGAGTTCTGCCAACGTCTGCGGGTCGAACTGCAACGGTGGGGTTTCGTGAGCCTGATCAACTACGGCATGCCTGCGGCAGATATCGAAAACCTCTTCCACCACAGCAATAGTTTCTTCGCCATGACAGAAGCACAAAAGATGACTGCACCACATCCTCCTACGGCAAATCCGCACAGGGGTTACAGCTTCCTTGGCCAAGAGTATACGTCGGGCCTTGGCCGGCCACGAGAGCTCAACGCACGTGGGGGACGGCGCCTGCGCGATCTCAAAGAGACGTTCGACTGGGGCTCAAGTGATGATGCCCTCTACCCCAGCGTTTGGCCAGACGCACGTCTCGAACGATGCGACATTCCGGGGTTCCGTGCAGCTCTCGAGACCCATTTCGTCAGAGCGCATGATCTTCATCTGACCATTCTCCGAGCTCTTGCAGAAGGTCTGGGTGCTCCCCCACATACGTTCCTTGCTGCCCATCAGCAGAACGATAGCGAAGCCAGACTTGCACACTATCCCCCTGTGCCTACCGACGATCTCGGCGAGGATCGTGGCACCAGCAGGATCTGCGAGCACACCGACTCGGGCTCTGTGACTCTACTGTGGCAAGACGATGCTGGAGGTCTGGAGATCGAGGACCCTGTCACCCGAAGGTTCATCGCTGTATCATGTCCAGCGCCGGCAGTTCTTGTGAACCTGGGAGATGCTATGGAGCGATGGACCAATGGCCTGCTTCCCGCAGCATACCATCGGGTGGGAAAGACATCGTGCCCGGGCTCTGCGACTGGTGGGCATGTGCCCGGGCGATTCTCTATTATATACTTTGGCAAGCCTGACCGCAAGGCTAGTCTAGCGCCGCTTGCGCCTTTCGTCAGCGCAGACCAACCTGCACGCTACGGGCCTGTCACTGGTGAAGAGCTGAATCAGGGTACCTTGCTTCGCACGTATGACGGCAGCAACACTGTATAA
- a CDS encoding putative peptide transporter ptr2 produces MKLSLGDNDVAAIDAPIRSSERSPKDITENIISETRQYSEIPHVADRLTLPIVLVLVVGGLERAAYYAVSAPWQNYMQNDSESRSPPGALGLGQATATAISNAYLVLSSLTPVPFAIVADLWLGRYRTLVVGLSLVTLGCIVQLATSLVPLRLDAGLPGLLVSMILIALGTGGVRTTITPFLAEQSRERESCVVENADGTKQFIDSRLTLQLIYNVYYAVINFACLSMVPSTLLEKQSGFWASYTLATACTSLALAFLIGVSFRLVKVVPGQNILVPAAKVMNNAIRNGFVLDRAKSPYQLSQHGISPPYTDAFVDEVRNTMQTCRVLLSFAIFYLCANQMNNNLVSQAGQMQLSGIPNDMVPVFASVTCCVLAPILQALWSFLARHKIIFSAHFLIEWSFVMCAVAIALAAVTQHLIYTSPPCYDRPRTCGPDGRPNKISVWVQLPTYIIAALAETVGFVTASEYAYSHSPPNARSMIQAFSQLAAALGSLLGLATSPAARDPWLVVYYGALAGVMLAAAFVFWWFFRKVKANQGGGQHEQ; encoded by the exons ATGAAGCTCTCCCTCGGCGATAACGATGTCGCAGCCATCGATGCACCAATTCGCAGTTCGGAGCGGTCCCCTAAAGACATTACAGAAAACATCATCAGTGAGACGAGGCAGTACTCTGAGATCCCTCACGTGGCAGATCGACTCACGCTGCCCATCGTCCTTGTGTTGGTGGTGGGTGGACTCGAGCGTGCGGCCTACTATGCTGTCTCTGCCCCATGGC AAAATTATATGCAGAATGATAGTGAGAGCCGCTCTCCACCAGGAGCTCTTGGTTTGGGCCAAGCAACCGCCACAGCCATCAGTAACGCATATCTGGTACTCTCATCTCTGACACCCGTGCCATTCGCCATTGTCGCAGACTTGTGGCTGGGACGATATCGCACATTGGTCGTCGGTCTAAG TCTCGTCACCCTTGGCTGCATCGTCCAGCTCGCGACGTCCTTGGTACCCCTGCGCTTAGACGCTGGCCTGCCTGGCCTCCTTGTATCGATGATTCTGATAGCACTCGGCACAGGAGGCGTTAGGACTACCATAACACCCTTCCTGGCTGAGCAGAGCCGGGAACGAGAGTCTTGCGTCGTTGAAAATGCCGATGGCACCAAGCAGTTTATCGACTCTCGGTTGACACTACAACTCATTTACAACGTCTATTATGC GGTCATCAACTTCGCTTGTCTTTCCATGGTTCCATCGACGCTCTTGGAAAAGCAGAGCGGGTTTTGGGCATCATATACGCTAGCCACTGCGTGTACCTCTCTAGCACTGGCTTTCTTGATCGGCGTGTCTTTCCGTCTCG TCAAGGTCGTTCCGGGTCAAAATATCCTGGTGCCGGCTGCTAAAGTCATGAATAATGCGATACGGAATGGTTTCGTGCTAGACCGAGCCAAGAGTCCATACCAGCTTTCACAGCATGGCATCAGCCCTCCTTACACCGATGCCTTCGTCGACGAAGTACGCAACACTATGCAAACCTGTCGTGTCCT ACTGTCATTCGCCATTTTCTATCTCTGCGCTAATCAAATGAATAATAATCTGGTCTCGCAGGCGGGCCAGATGCAGCTATCTGGTATTCCAAACGACATGGTTCCAGTGTTCGCTTCAGTCACCTGTTGCGTACTTGCGCCAATCCTGCAGGCATTGTGGAGCTTTCTTGCGCGCCACAAAATCATATTTAGCGCACACTTTTTGATCGAATGGTCCTTTGTTATGTGCGCTGTTGCGATTGCCCTCGCAGCGGTAACGCAACACCTGATCTACACATCCCCACCCTGCTACGATCGACCGAGGACATGCGGGCCCGACGGAAGACCCAACAAGATCAGTGTCTGGGTTCAGCTTCCGACGTATATCATTGCTGCACTGGCGGAGACTGTGGGATTCGTCACGGCTAGCGAATATGCTTACTCGCATTCGCCCCCGAATGCTAGAAGCATGATACAAGCCTTCTCGCAGCTGGCAGCCGCCCTTGGAAGCCTACTTGGCCTTGCCACCAGTCCGGCGGCACGAGATCCTTGGTTGGTCGTGTACTACGGTGCTCTAGCGGGTGTCATGCTGGCTGCTGCCTTTGTGTTCTGGTGGTTCTTTAGGAAAGTAAAAGCAAATCAAGGCGGAGGTCAGCATGAGCAGTGA
- a CDS encoding Alpha-ketoglutarate-dependent dioxygenase oryG — MAPAILTDIQPLRGSIKPSGALDAFSYDDTTPAIGREYIDINIADDILNATDVKAHERLRELAYIISARGVVFFRKQDNLTNDLQKTFVQRLGEAVGKPKESSLHVHPVLNDTLELGVGDPQISHISSVQRSEFLKHVADESDKLKYRAAEWHSDVQFERFPPDYTSLRVTKLPSNGGDTVWASGYEIYDRFSPAYQKFFEQLTATFSGEGYRKMAEADPETVKLRQDARGHPLNTGLTSIHPVVRTNPVTGWKSIFAIGPFPTRINELSSQESQELLAKFMRMITENHDLTVRFKWRNPNDIAVWDNRCTFHTPTFDYEGLGERYGNRAVGVGEEPYFDVHSKSRSEDLGRHV; from the exons ATGGCGCCAGCGATCTTGACTGACATTCAGCCTCTCCGGGGATCGATCAAGCCCTCCGGAGCGTTGGACGCATTCTCATACGACGATACAACTCCCGCCATTGGTCGAGAGTACATTGATATCAACATTGCGGATGACATTCTAAACGCTACAGATGTAAAGGCTCATGAACGCCTTCGAGAATTGGCCTATATCA TTTCCGCCCGAGGTGTTGTTTTCTTTCGCAAACAAGACAATTTGACCAACGATCTGCAAAAGACGTTCGTGCAGCGATTGGGTGAAGCTGTCGGAAAGCCGAAAGAATCTTCTCTCCACGTCCATCCAGTCCTGAACGACACATTGGAGCTAGGTGTTGGTGATCCGCAAATCTCACACATTAGCTCCGTGCAGCGAAGCGAGTTTCTCAAGCACGTGGCTGACGAATCCGACAAGCTCAAGTATCGTGCCGCAGAATGGCACTCAGATGTTCAATTCGAGCGGTTTCCTCCAGACTACACCTCTTTGAGAGTGACCAAGTTGCCGAGCAATGGTGGTGACACTGTTTGGGCATCTGGATACGAGATCTATGATCGCTTTTCTCCAGCATATCAAAAGTTTTTCGAGCAACTGACGGCGACATTCAGCGGGGAAGGCTACCGGAAAATGGCGGAAGCTGACCCAGAAACGGTCAAACTTCGTCAGGACGCACGTGGACATCCACTAAACACCGGACTGACTTCTATTCATCCGGTTGTGAGGACCAACCCGGTCACGGGATGGAAGAGTATCTTTGCCATCGGACCATTTCCCACTCGAATCAATGAACTGTCATCGCAGGAATCGCAAGAGCTGTTGGCAAAGTTCATGAGAATGATCACCGAGAACCACGATTTGACTGTGCGCTTCAAGTGGAGGAATCCTAATGATATCGCTGTATGGGACAACAG GTGCACCTTTCACACACCGACCTTTGACTATGAGGGTCTGGGAGAGCGATATGGAAACCGGGCTGTGGGCGTCGGAGAGGAGCCGTACTTCGATGTTCACAGCAAGTCGAGGTCTGAGGACCTTGGTCGGCACGTCTGA
- a CDS encoding Pyrroline-5-carboxylate reductase-like protein TR08 has protein sequence MQDMELEDTGSRTANLVETDTLAILGCGALGTSILLGLLSAIEGQSPSAQNANQSCDDVLPQQFVACVRRELAADLIRRSISKTGKNERPDVDVKVRANVEGIRKAGIVVLAVQPHLLRQLFQEPGVVAALQGKLVVSVMAGVTVQDIKAGLTESTASLTAAEKRDPLIVRVMPNINCFVRQSTTVIERGSVEEDVLRIVSHLFECVGKVFFTEPSTMDACTALCGSSPAFFTVVLEALVDGAISTGLEADEALQMAAHAMMGTASLVQHGWQPTKLRHGVTSPGGSTIQGVLKLEEDRVRWSFAKALEVAAGAAAKLGSK, from the exons ATGCAGGACATGGAGCTCGAAGATACTGGAAGTCGAACGGCCAACTTGGTGGAGACAGATACATTAGCCATACTTGGATGTG GCGCCCTTGGGACCTCCATTTTGCTTGGACTTCTTTCAGCAATCGAGggtcaatcaccctcggcTCAGAATGCCAACCAAAGTTGCGACGATGTCTTACCGCAGCAATTTGTGGCATGTGTGCG GCGTGAACTTGCAGCCGACCTGATACGACGTAGCATCAGCAAGACTGGAAAGAATGAGCGACCGGACGTCGACGTAAAGGTCCGCGCCAACGTTGAAGGCATAAGAAAAGCTGGGATCGTGGTCCTGGCAGTCCAGCCTCACCTACTGCGTCAGCTCTTCCAAGAGCCGGGTGTTGTGGCTGCGCTTCAGGGAAAGCTCGTTGTTAGTGTTATGGCGGGTGTGACTGTTCAAGATATCAAAGCTGGGCTGACGGAAAGTACTGCCTCGCTCACTGCAGCCGAGAAACGCGACCCCTTGATCGTCAGAGTCATGCCAAATATCAATTGTTTCGTTCGGCAATCAACCACGGTTATAGAAAGAGGCTCGGTGGAGGAGGATGTACTGCGAATCGTCAGTCATCTATTCGAATGTGTTGGCAAAGTCTTCTTTACCGAGCCATCCACCATGGATGCTTGTACTGCACTGTGTGGATCATCACCCGCATTCTTCACCGTGGTCCTGGAGGCTCTCGTCGATGGAGCAATATCGACGGGTCTGGAGGCGGACGAGGCATTGCAGATGGCCGCTCACGCCATGATGGGCACCGCATCTCTTGTGCAGCACGGCTGGCAACCAACAAAGTTACGGCATGGTGTCACATCCCCAGGTGGCTCCACCATCCAAGGTGTGTTGAAGCTTGAAGAAGACCGAGTGAGGTGGAGTTTTGCAAAGGCTTTGGAAGTGGCGGCTGGAGCAGCAGCCAAGCTGGGCTCTAAATGA
- a CDS encoding Putative isomerase, whose product MATATFRGMLDYFVHLNMSSAMSLMCRSACRTAFRPRLGSHRKVVQRRTLYRGNSAYLSHRPYRVPGMTVESFPACFVRGGTSNRLLIHRRDLPKRTEEWQPILASAMGSPDQYGRQLDGMGSGVSSTSKVCIVEKSSRPGADLDYTFVQVGIKDGSLDMAGNCGNMSSAVAPFGLSDGLLHNIYVTREGDESDRDVNVRFFNTNTNKLIVSSFNVPKDGVYDPFGDYSIDGVPGTGSRITMSFRDPAGSKTGKALPTGNPIDTLELPDGTSIEASLTDVANPGVFVRAADIGIPGDIKPAALEEQADIMIRLEQIRRAGAKMIGLDPDIQSIPKIIIVSAPDEAAQDESTHIICRARSMQQPHKAVPLTLALNLGASVRMPGTIPAMTAVNTDGLQSVTIAHASGRLEVGSVLEDGNIKSALLHRTARILMKGDVFYTAKSEEL is encoded by the coding sequence ATGGCCACGGCGACCTTCCGAGGCATGCTTGACTACTTCGTACATCTGAACATGTCTTCTGCCATGTCCCTGATGTGCCGGTCAGCATGCAGGACGGCCTTTAGACCACGACTCGGCTCACACCGGAAAGTAGTTCAACGCCGGACATTGTATCGGGGAAACTCAGCATATCTCTCTCATCGACCATATCGAGTCCCAGGCATGACAGTCGAGAGCTTCCCAGCATGTTTCGTGAGAGGCGGCACATCGAATCGTCTTCTGATCCACAGACGAGATCTACCGAAAAGGACCGAAGAATGGCAGCCCATCCTCGCTTCAGCCATGGGATCGCCTGATCAATATGGCAGACAGCTTGACGGCATGGGATCTGGAGTCTCCTCCACGAGCAAAGTCTGCATCGTGGAAAAGAGTAGTCGACCTGGTGCCGATCTCGACTACACTTTCGTACAAGTCGGCATCAAGGATGGCTCGCTCGACATGGCCGGCAACTGTGGCAACATGTCGTCTGCTGTGGCGCCGTTTGGGTTGAGTGACGGCCTGCTGCACAATATCTACGTAACGAGGGAAGGCGATGAGAGTGATCGCGACGTCAACGTCAGGTTCTTCAATACAAACACGAACAAGCTGATCGTCTCATCCTTCAACGTGCCCAAGGACGGCGTCTACGACCCCTTTGGTGACTACAGCATTGACGGCGTACCGGGTACTGGCTCGAGAATCACCATGTCATTTCGGGATCCTGCTGGAAGCAAGACTGGCAAAGCACTGCCTACTGGTAATCCCATAGATACCCTCGAACTTCCTGATGGCACCTCCATCGAAGCCAGTCTCACTGATGTCGCGAATCCCGGCGTCTTCGTTAGGGCTGCGGATATTGGCATACCTGGCGACATTAAGCCAGCTGCTCTCGAAGAGCAAGCCGATATCATGATACGCCTTGAGCAGATCCGCCGAGCTGGAGCGAAGATGATAGGTCTTGATCCAGACATACAGAGTATCCCGAAGATTATCATCGTCTCTGCGCCTGATGAAGCTGCGCAAGACGAGAGTACGCATATCATTTGCAGAGCTCGGTCAATGCAGCAGCCACACAAAGCTGTGCCTTTGACCTTGGCATTGAATCTTGGAGCGAGTGTGAGGATGCCTGGCACTATTCCCGCCATGACGGCTGTGAATACAGATGGTCTTCAGTCTGTTACAATCGCCCACGCCAGTGGTAGGCTTGAAGTCGGGAGTGTTCTCGAAGATGGCAACATCAAGAGCGCGTTGCTTCATCGGACTGCTAGGATATTGATGAAAGGAGACGTCTTCTATACTGCCAAGTCTGAAGAACTGTAG